In Leucoraja erinacea ecotype New England chromosome 12, Leri_hhj_1, whole genome shotgun sequence, one DNA window encodes the following:
- the slitrk4 gene encoding SLIT and NTRK-like protein 4 — protein MLLLVLLTLSAPTLSLSSDPDAREICSACSCTPVEHILYISCEKISVYRPNQLKPPTANLYHLNLQNNLLVSLAPYSFANFTNAISLQLGNNKLEEIEAGAFRGLSGLKQLHLNNNELQVLRADIFQGLENLEYLQTDYNLIKYIERGSFNKMHKLKVLILNDNLISTLPDNIFRFASLTHLDLRGNKLQNIPYIGVLEHIGRIVEFQLEDNPWNCSCDLFPLTSWLDNMPYHLYIGEAMCEMPANLYGKLLKEVTKRDLCPEDGTGSLEPTPPPPLQLIPRGTRRPTLPNKSPSATNSSRRSQSGIASGKFLSSSRNYSQIVSFQPKVPPLVLCPARCVCQSQTIDTGMSVSCQERAIENVSALLPKPPSARKLFLNGNYIRDIETSDFGAYDGLDLLHLGNNKISVLQNGVFRNLTNLRRLYLNGNQLAKVSQDIFAGLHNLQYLFLEYNLINEVAAGTFDFLSNLQLLYLNNNLLKSLPAYAFAGVPLARLNLRNNHFMYLPVSGVLDQLRSLTQIDLEGNPWDCTCDLVALKLWVEKLQQGTLVREVKCETPVKFASVDLRTLKSEVLCPRLLNKPSANSPSPNPPAASKPTPFNLAKSSPGGPVPLSILILSILVVLILTVFVAFCLLVFVLQRHKKTNSKQEGGNAECGLMQPHLKQGKAETTLSSVPQTIEQMTKNYSGTGRNPDQGLSFGDPHGQTIFLRNLSEKEREAARSENKKRLSTIEELDELLPSRDSHLFYRDVTEGKQELNNLGVGNFELQYPEKHHEVKKLKKSLLGSTHPKMVVELRKGEYYELKAKLQGSPDYLQVLEEQTALSQI, from the coding sequence ATGCTGCTTCTTGTCCTGTTGACACTCTCGGCGCCTACCCTGTCGCTCTCATCGGACCCCGACGCTAGGGAGATCTGCTCCGCTTGCTCCTGCACTCCAGTCGAACACATCCTCTACATCTCCTGCGAGAAGATATCCGTGTACAGACCCAACCAGCTCAAACCTCCGACCGCCAACCTCTACCACCTCAACCTCCAGAACAACTTGCTAGTCTCCTTGGCTCCCTACTCCTTCGCCAACTTCACCAACGCCATCTCACTCCAATTGGGCAACAACAAACTTGAGGAGATCGAGGCGGGGGCTTTTCGAGGGCTGAGCGGCCTCAAACAGTTGCACCTAAACAACAACGAACTGCAGGTCCTGCGGGCAGATATCTTTCAGGGTTTGGAGAACCTGGAGTATCTCCAGACGGACTACAACCTCATCAAGTACATCGAGCGCGGATCCTTCAACAAGATGCATAAACTCAAAGTCCTCATCCTCAACGACAACCTGATCTCGACGCTGCCAGACAACATATTCCGCTTTGCGTCGCTGACCCACCTGGACCTTCGCGGGAACAAGTTGCAAAACATCCCTTACATTGGGGTGCTGGAACACATCGGCAGGATAGTGGAGTTTCAGCTGGAGGATAATCCATGGAATTGTTCCTGCGATCTGTTTCCTCTCACCTCGTGGTTGGACAACATGCCTTATCACCTGTACATTGGGGAGGCCATGTGCGAGATGCCCGCCAACCTGTACGGGAAACTGCTGAAAGAGGTGACCAAGAGGGATCTCTGCCCGGAGGATGGGACCGGTAGCTTGGAGCCCACTCCACCACCGCCTCTACAACTGATTCCCAGGGGAACGCGCCGACCAACCTTGCCCAACAAGTCCCCCAGTGCCACAAACTCTTCCAGGAGGTCGCAATCTGGGATCGCCTCGGGCAAGTTCCTGTCGAGCAGCCGCAATTACAGCCAAATCGTCTCCTTCCAGCCCAAGGTGCCCCCGTTAGTGCTGTGCCCGGCCAGGTGTGTCTGCCAGAGTCAAACCATTGACACGGGAATGAGCGTGAGTTGTCAGGAAAGGGCGATCGAGAACGTCTCGGCGCTTCTGCCCAAACCTCCCAGCGCCAGGAAGCTCTTCCTCAACGGCAACTACATCAGGGATATCGAAACCTCCGACTTCGGGGCGTATGATGGGCTGGATTTGCTGCATTTGGGCAACAATAAGATATCTGTCCTTCAAAACGGTGTGTTCAGGAACCTGACCAACTTAAGGAGGTTGTATCTGAATGGCAACCAGTTGGCGAAGGTCTCTCAGGATATCTTCGCCGGTCTACACAACCTGCAGTACCTGTTCCTGGAGTACAACCTGATCAATGAGGTGGCGGCGGGGACCTTCGACTTCCTGTCCAACCTACAGCTCCTGTACCTGAACAACAATCTACTCAAGAGCTTGCCAGCCTACGCTTTCGCCGGGGTGCCGCTGGCTCGTCTCAATCTGAGGAACAACCACTTCATGTACCTGCCGGTGAGCGGGGTACTGGATCAACTCAGGTCCCTGACTCAGATCGACCTGGAGGGGAACCCTTGGGATTGCACCTGCGACCTGGTGGCGCTCAAACTGTGGGTGGAGAAACTCCAACAAGGGACGCTGGTGAGGGAGGTGAAGTGCGAGACGCCGGTCAAGTTCGCAAGCGTGGACTTGAGGACACTGAAGAGTGAAGTTCTCTGTCCTCGGCTGTTGAACAAGCCGTCTGCAAACAGTCCCAGTCCCAACCCACCCGCCGCGTCCAAACCCACCCCCTTTAATTTGGCCAAGagttctcccggtggcccagtGCCCCTCTCGATCCTCATCCTCAGCATTCTTGTCGTGTTGATCCTCACCGTCTTCGTGGCTTTTTGTCTGCTGGTGTTCGTTCTCCAGCGGCACAAGAAGACCAACTCCAAACAGGAAGGCGGCAACGCGGAATGCGGGCTAATGCAGCCGCACTTAAAGCAGGGCAAGGCGGAGACCACCCTCAGCTCAGTGCCCCAGACCATCGAACAGATGACCAAGAACTACTCGGGTACTGGCCGCAACCCGGACCAAGGTCTCTCCTTCGGGGATCCTCACGGCCAGACCATCTTCCTGAGGAACCTGTcggagaaggagagggaagcaGCCCGCTCGGAAAACAAGAAGAGGTTGAGTACAATCGAAGAACTAGATGAGTTACTGCCGTCCAGGGACTCTCACTTGTTCTACCGGGATGTAACGGAGGGCAAGCAGGAGCTAAACAATCTGGGAGTCGGCAACTTTGAACTGCAATATCCAGAGAAACATCACGAGGTGAAAAAACTGAAGAAATCGCTTTTGGGGAGCACGCATCCGAAGATGGTGGTGGAGTTAAGGAAGGGCGAGTATTACGAACTGAAGGCGAAACTTCAGGGGTCCCCTGACTACCTACAGGTGTTGGAAGAACAAACAGCCCTCAGTCAGATATAG